A DNA window from Gigantopelta aegis isolate Gae_Host chromosome 4, Gae_host_genome, whole genome shotgun sequence contains the following coding sequences:
- the LOC121371854 gene encoding uncharacterized protein LOC121371854 yields MTNQPTKVHDPLFHFETHFPDRLSRLHLHQEFSHSVRRNKKVKRSGARYKTQPVTFDEIQEVDEEPSVEDKREDGLKGKLQAFSRSMDGLLPKVPQLHPRHSYSPTLQKKFDHPPIILEKCEQEGRLRDDPKSPSPSPDKRLSSRDTNVPPAEARLQDKKDFSVPDQTNETWKKQDSLLPSPTLVAETPKPNLPSPNMAPRRQKITAKAKKRQKATEDCKET; encoded by the coding sequence ATGACAAATCAACCCACTAAAGTGCACGACCCTCTGTTCCACTTCGAGACGCACTTCCCCGACCGTCTGTCCCGGTTACACCTTCACCAGGAGTTCTCGCACTCGGTGCGCCGCAACAAGAAGGTGAAGCGTTCCGGGGCCAGGTACAAGACGCAGCCCGTCACGTTCGACGAGATACAGGAGGTGGACGAGGAACCGTCCGTCGAGGACAAGCGAGAAGACGGGCTGAAGGGCAAGCTGCAGGCCTTCTCCAGGTCGATGGACGGCCTGCTGCCCAAGGTCCCCCAGCTCCACCCCCGTCACAGCTACTCGCCCACACTACAGAAGAAGTTCGACCACCCGCCCATTATCTTGGAGAAGTGTGAACAGGAAGGAAGACTGAGGGATGATCCAAAGTCGCCATCTCCGTCCCCAGACAAGCGGTTGAGCAGTAGGGATACCAATGTTCCTCCTGCCGAGGCGAGGCTCCAGGACAAAAAAGATTTTAGTGTCCCTGATCAAACTAACGAGACTTGGAAAAAACAAGACAGTTTGTTACCTTCCCCGACACTGGTGGCCGAGACTCCCAAACCTAACTTACCGTCACCCAACATGGCCCCTCGGCGGCAGAAGATAACGGCAAAAGCAAAGAAGAGACAAAAGGCAACAGAAGATTGCAAGGAAACATAG